A portion of the Kwoniella newhampshirensis strain CBS 13917 chromosome 1, whole genome shotgun sequence genome contains these proteins:
- a CDS encoding histone acetyltransferase ESA1 has product MAPSTPSTPQGGGRASGSDSGSPAPAAAAPGSYHIEDVIPGVKIFVTKPLPNGQAEQRKAEVLSTRPKPKPSAFAPPPPPDAPPPDPRDDTEYYVHYVEFNKRLDEWVGGSRLILDKEMEWPKPKDEGKKKERPGKATPGGVTPLRATGSPRPTGSLLKKAATKAASAVGKGTPLGKDAPSGKIPQKRRAKAEPGVDEEEEEDADGEEDGLDADGDVSMSAASDGGLDADGEVDLTAPSNPQAAPPVFSKKQEIEKLRTSGSMTQSHSEISRVKNLNKLQIGKHEVETWYFSPYPIEYAHLPTLYICEFCLLYYPTFTQLKRHRTKCTLLHPPGNEIYRHDNISFFEIDGRRQRTWCRNLCLISKCFLDHKTLYYDVDPFMYYCMTIKDDYGCHLIGYFSKEKESAEGYNVACILTLPQHQRKGYGRLLIEFSYELSKVEGKLGSPEKPLSDLGLLGYRAYWQEKIVDLLLESDDEISLDEIAQRTSITHGDIMHTCQALQMIKYYKGGHIIHLTDAVLEQHQKTMSKVRRSISPAALKWKPPVFSRAQLAFGF; this is encoded by the exons ATGGCCCCTTCAACGCCTTCCACTCCGCAGGGGGGTGGAAGGGCAAGCGGAAGTGATTCTGGCTCACCAGCACCAGCTGCAGCTGCTCCTGGGTCATATCAcattgag GATGTCATACCGGGAGTCAAAATATTCGTCACCAAACCATTACCTAACGGTCAGGCGGAACAACGGAAAGCCGAAGTCCTTTCCACACGACCGAAACCAAAACCATCAGCTtttgctcctcctcccccgCCCGACGCTCCTCCGCCAGATCCTCGAGATGATACCGAGTACTATGTGCATTATGTCGAGTTCAACAAGCGTTTGGACGAGTGGGTTGGAGGAAGTAGGTTGATCTtggacaaggagatggagtggCCGAAACCAAAAGAtgagggaaagaagaaggaaagaccAGGAAAGGCTACGCCGGGAGGTGTGACGCCCCTGCGAGCGACAGGATCACCGAGACCAACCGGAAGTCTCCTGAAGAAGGCTGCGACGAAAGCTGCTTCGGCAGTCGGAAAAGGGACACCGTTAGGGAAGGATGCGCCGTCTGGGAAGATTCCACAGAAGCGGAGAGCGAAAGCTGAACCCGgagtggacgaagaggaggaggaggacgcagatggtgaagaggacggACTGGATGCGGATGGGGATGTCAGCATGTCCGCTGCTTCAGATGGCGGTCTGGATGCGGATGGAGAGGTCGACCTGACTGCGCCGTCTAATCCACAAGCCGCACCTCCTGTGTTCTCGAAAAAAcaggagattgagaagcTACGGACGTCAGGATCGATGACTCAATCCCATTCAGAGATCAGTCGAGTCAAGAATCTCAACAAACTGCAAATAGGGAAGCATGAGGTGGAAACCTGGTACTTCTCACCCTACCCCATCGAATACGCCCATCTACCCACCCTTTACATCTGCGAGTTCTGTCTTCTCTACTATCCGACTTTCACTCAGTTGAAGAGACATCGAACGAAATGTACTCTTCTGCATCCGCCAGGAAACGAGATCTACCGACACGACAACATATCGTTTTTCGAGATCGACGGTCGGAGACAACGGACGTGGTGTCGAAACCTGTGTCTGATCTCGAAATGTTTCCTCGATCACAAGACGCTCTACTACGATGTCGACCCGTTCATGTACTACTGCATGACTATCAAGGACGATTACGGATGTCATCTCATCGGCTATTTCtcgaaagagaaagagtCGGCAGAGGGCTACAACGTAGCGTGTATCTTGACGTTACCGCAACATCAACGTAAAGGTTATGGTCGATTGTTGATCGAGTTCTCATACGAATTGTCAAAGGTCGAGGGCAAGTTGGGAAGTCCGGAAAAGCCGTTATCCGATCTGGGTCTGTTGGGTTACAGAGCGTATTggcaggagaagattgtGGATCTGCTATTggagagcgatgatgagatcagTCTCGATGAAATCGCACAGAGAACCTCCATCACTCATGGAGATATCATGCACAC ATGCCAGGCGCTCCAGATGATCAAGTATTACAAAGGAGGACatatcatccatctcaccGACGCCGTCCTCGAACAACATCAGAAGACAATGAGCAAGGTCAGACGGTCTATCAGCCCCGCTGCGTTGAAGTGGAAACCACCAGTATTCAGTCGTGCCCAATTAGCCTTTGGATTCTAG
- a CDS encoding E3 ubiquitin-protein ligase RBX1, whose protein sequence is MDVDTPTSSSAGQVAKSGGGHEQKPRFEVKKWNAVALWAWDIVVDNCAICRNHIMDLCIECQANQGADNEGCTVAWGICNHAFHFHCISRWLKTRHVCPLDNRQWELQKYGR, encoded by the exons ATGGACGTCGACACTCCTacttcttcatctgctgGGCAAGTGGCAAaatcaggaggaggacatgAACAGAAGCCGAGAttcgaggtgaagaag TGGAATGCTGTCGCTCTTTGGGCTTGGG ATATCGTCGTTGACAATTGCGCTATCTGTCGTAATCACATCATGGACCTTT GTATCGAATGTCAAGCGAACCAAGGGGCAGATAATGAGG GATGTACGGTCGCCTGGGGTATCTGTAAC CACGCATTCCACTTCCACTGTATCTCGCGATGGCTCAAGACTCGACATG TCTGCCCACTCGATAA TCGACAATGGGAACTGCAGAAATACGGTCGATAG